From the Solibacillus sp. FSL R5-0449 genome, one window contains:
- a CDS encoding M50 family metallopeptidase, with product MKVTIHPLFLLLLLSIVLYGDIALYSVIIVSLLFHELGHFIAAKLVGAKITQCKIVPYGGEMTIKDELQLSYNQLIIIAIGGPVATCLGIFISLFLPDMLSAKLIEVQLFILAINLVPIWPLDGGRIICYSILKRQPFSKIFEFYLTASFYLLTGTIIVLLYLLPQSLSLVIISLFLWSKVIGDWKYRKYRAAFEKIVMKRLT from the coding sequence ATGAAAGTTACGATTCATCCATTGTTTTTGTTACTGCTCTTATCGATTGTTTTATATGGAGATATTGCTTTATACAGCGTTATTATTGTTTCGCTTTTATTTCATGAGTTAGGTCATTTTATTGCTGCAAAACTCGTCGGAGCGAAAATAACGCAATGTAAAATTGTTCCGTACGGCGGGGAAATGACGATTAAGGATGAACTGCAGTTATCCTATAATCAGCTGATCATCATTGCTATTGGAGGACCTGTTGCAACATGTCTCGGAATCTTCATCAGTTTATTTCTGCCTGATATGCTGAGTGCTAAATTAATAGAAGTGCAGCTCTTTATTCTTGCTATTAATCTTGTTCCGATTTGGCCACTCGATGGTGGGAGAATAATATGTTACAGCATTTTGAAACGGCAGCCGTTTTCTAAAATTTTCGAATTTTATTTAACGGCTTCTTTTTATTTACTTACGGGAACAATTATCGTACTATTATATTTATTGCCGCAATCATTATCTTTAGTAATTATTAGCCTCTTTTTATGGAGCAAAGTTATTGGAGATTGGAAATATCGGAAATACCGCGCTGCTTTTGAGAAAATAGTAATGAAGCGGTTGACTTGA
- the rpmA gene encoding 50S ribosomal protein L27 produces the protein MLLLTLDLQFFASKKGVGSTKNGRDSESKRLGAKRADGQFVTGGSILYRQRGTKIYPGTNVGRGGDDTLFAKVDGVVKFERYGRDKKKVSVYPTAQEA, from the coding sequence ATGTTATTATTAACTTTAGATCTTCAATTCTTCGCATCTAAAAAAGGTGTAGGTTCTACTAAAAACGGACGTGACTCTGAGTCTAAACGCCTTGGTGCTAAACGCGCTGATGGTCAATTCGTTACTGGTGGTTCAATTCTTTACCGTCAACGCGGTACAAAAATTTACCCAGGTACAAACGTAGGCCGCGGTGGTGACGATACATTATTCGCAAAAGTTGACGGCGTTGTTAAATTTGAACGCTATGGTCGCGACAAGAAAAAAGTATCTGTATACCCTACAGCTCAAGAAGCATAA
- a CDS encoding septum site-determining protein MinC — protein sequence MKKQLIHIKGTKDGLVLRLDDQCSFAELIEELGKKVTDGHLDGKIDVQLHLGKRYCTQEQKDQLTEIVEGQQKLCVKKIQSDVITLEESHKLLETSRLETFVGIVRSGQTIRVTGDILVLGDVNPNGRIEAGGNVHIAGKLKGIVHAGMGGNEQAIVSASHFEPTHILIGNYVEVMTNESQYILDNTDQIFAYLGENNVIAYDRIQEIRNVRPNLSTFKGGS from the coding sequence ATGAAAAAACAACTTATCCATATTAAAGGAACAAAAGATGGGTTAGTACTACGTTTGGATGACCAATGTTCTTTTGCTGAGTTGATAGAAGAACTTGGAAAAAAAGTTACAGACGGCCATCTTGATGGTAAAATAGATGTACAACTGCACTTAGGAAAACGTTACTGTACACAAGAGCAAAAAGACCAGCTCACTGAAATTGTGGAAGGACAGCAAAAACTATGTGTAAAAAAGATCCAAAGTGATGTCATTACATTGGAAGAAAGCCATAAACTCCTAGAGACAAGTCGCTTAGAAACATTTGTAGGCATAGTGCGTTCCGGACAAACAATTCGTGTGACGGGTGATATACTTGTGTTAGGGGATGTGAATCCTAACGGACGTATTGAGGCAGGGGGTAATGTACATATTGCGGGTAAGTTAAAGGGCATTGTGCATGCAGGAATGGGTGGCAATGAACAAGCAATTGTATCCGCGTCACATTTTGAACCGACACATATATTAATTGGGAATTATGTGGAAGTAATGACGAACGAGTCGCAATATATATTAGATAATACCGATCAAATTTTTGCCTATCTTGGAGAAAACAATGTAATAGCATATGACAGAATCCAGGAAATAAGAAATGTACGACCGAATTTATCAACATTCAAAGGAGGAAGCTAA
- the mreC gene encoding rod shape-determining protein MreC: MPHFSNKKLIVLLVSVIFLVALIGFSLRDRHNATLPEKIIKDTVGFAQSLVAKPANYITGIFSNIDSLLNTYEENQRLKMRLEDFAVLKAEVSTLKAENSSLRELASIEESLRDFDPIQATVIARNPDQWEEKIILNKGTAHGVEKNMAVMTSRGLVGKIVIATPYTSEVELLYTNNENYRVSAVVHDEKNREIHGLVEGYDVERNELLLKRIDSKVDLKEGGKVLSSGLGGIFPKGILIGEITEVTTDDFGLTKMAYVKPAADFSMIEHVIIAKRKTISVDGSDGGNTNEDLVNGPADENEGDK; the protein is encoded by the coding sequence GTGCCACATTTTTCTAATAAAAAGTTAATTGTCCTATTAGTAAGCGTGATTTTTCTAGTGGCATTGATTGGTTTCTCTTTACGTGATCGTCATAACGCAACATTACCCGAGAAAATTATTAAAGATACAGTTGGCTTTGCACAATCGCTTGTCGCAAAGCCGGCTAATTACATAACAGGTATTTTTAGCAATATTGATTCGCTGTTAAATACGTATGAAGAGAACCAGCGCTTAAAAATGCGTCTAGAAGACTTTGCCGTCCTAAAGGCGGAGGTAAGCACATTAAAGGCAGAAAATTCTTCATTGCGTGAACTCGCATCAATCGAGGAAAGTTTGCGTGATTTCGACCCAATTCAGGCGACGGTCATCGCGAGAAACCCTGATCAGTGGGAAGAAAAAATTATTTTAAATAAAGGGACAGCACATGGTGTTGAAAAAAACATGGCTGTTATGACTTCTCGAGGGCTAGTTGGTAAAATTGTCATCGCAACACCTTATACTTCTGAAGTGGAGTTGCTTTATACGAATAATGAAAACTATCGTGTATCAGCAGTAGTCCATGATGAAAAGAATAGGGAAATTCATGGTTTAGTAGAAGGGTATGACGTTGAGCGTAACGAATTATTATTAAAGCGTATCGATTCTAAAGTTGATCTGAAAGAAGGCGGAAAAGTCTTGTCTTCCGGACTCGGTGGAATCTTCCCGAAAGGTATCCTGATCGGTGAGATTACTGAAGTAACAACGGATGATTTCGGTTTAACGAAAATGGCCTATGTCAAACCAGCAGCAGATTTTTCAATGATCGAACATGTTATAATTGCTAAGCGCAAAACAATTTCGGTAGATGGGTCTGACGGGGGCAATACAAATGAAGATCTAGTAAATGGACCAGCCGATGAAAATGAGGGGGATAAGTAA
- a CDS encoding Maf family protein: protein MNFTTNEQLILASASPRRKELLQMLNVPFEIVTSDVVETSVTGDTVHEYVTEVALLKARDVAKKCPGHCIIGADTIVVFNDQILHKPVSEEEAIEHLTKLAGKRHEVMTAVALILPDGTEHTFVEVTSVLFKAISPQMIKAYVQTGDPFDKAGGYGIQTSGAMLVDRIEGDYNNVVGLPIATLVQKMLTLQLLKLPF from the coding sequence ATGAATTTTACTACTAATGAACAACTTATATTAGCTTCTGCATCACCACGGAGAAAGGAATTGCTCCAAATGCTGAACGTCCCGTTTGAAATTGTGACAAGTGATGTTGTCGAAACAAGTGTCACTGGCGATACGGTTCATGAATATGTGACAGAAGTGGCATTATTGAAAGCGCGTGATGTGGCTAAGAAATGTCCGGGGCATTGTATAATCGGAGCGGATACAATTGTTGTATTTAATGATCAAATATTGCACAAGCCAGTTTCGGAAGAAGAAGCTATAGAGCATTTAACGAAACTTGCAGGAAAACGGCATGAAGTGATGACTGCTGTTGCTCTGATTTTACCGGATGGAACTGAGCATACATTTGTTGAAGTCACATCGGTGCTGTTTAAAGCTATTTCCCCGCAGATGATCAAGGCCTATGTTCAGACAGGAGATCCTTTTGATAAAGCAGGCGGATACGGAATTCAGACGAGTGGCGCCATGCTCGTTGACCGTATTGAAGGCGACTACAATAATGTCGTCGGTTTACCGATTGCTACATTAGTGCAAAAAATGCTTACATTACAACTACTAAAACTACCATTTTAG
- the radC gene encoding DNA repair protein RadC — MTVQQPLLNMKIHDVHEADRPRERLIRQGAKSLSNQELIAILLGTGTKRESVLTVANRVLINFEKLHNLKHATLEEMTEIKGIGEAKAVLLLAAIELGRRLASKDLEERFTIRSPEDAATFLMQDMTSLQQEHFVCLFLNVKNQVLHKQTIFVGSLNASIVHPREIFREAVKRSAASIICSHNHPSGIPTPSPEDIDVTTRLYEAGKIVGVDLLDHVIIGDHQFISMKEKGYF; from the coding sequence ATGACGGTCCAACAACCGTTATTAAATATGAAAATCCATGACGTGCATGAAGCGGACCGCCCGCGAGAACGCCTCATCCGCCAAGGCGCAAAAAGTCTGTCGAACCAGGAGCTTATTGCTATATTGCTCGGTACCGGAACAAAAAGAGAGTCTGTATTGACAGTAGCCAATCGGGTATTGATCAACTTCGAGAAATTGCATAATTTAAAGCATGCAACACTTGAAGAAATGACCGAGATTAAAGGGATTGGGGAAGCGAAGGCAGTTTTGCTGCTTGCTGCGATCGAACTGGGAAGAAGACTCGCATCCAAAGATTTGGAAGAGCGGTTTACAATTCGCTCGCCGGAAGATGCAGCTACCTTCTTAATGCAGGATATGACGTCATTACAGCAGGAACATTTTGTCTGTCTTTTTCTTAACGTAAAAAATCAGGTGCTCCATAAGCAAACCATTTTTGTTGGGAGCTTAAATGCAAGCATCGTCCATCCACGGGAAATTTTTCGCGAAGCTGTAAAACGTTCCGCTGCTTCTATCATTTGTTCCCACAACCATCCAAGCGGCATCCCGACCCCAAGCCCGGAAGATATCGATGTCACGACAAGACTTTATGAAGCCGGTAAAATAGTCGGAGTCGATTTGCTCGACCACGTCATCATTGGCGATCATCAGTTTATAAGCATGAAGGAAAAAGGATATTTCTAG
- the obgE gene encoding GTPase ObgE: MFVDHVKIYVKGGDGGDGMVAFRREKYVPNGGPAGGDGARGGNVVFEVEEGLRTLMDFRYKRHFKAERGEHGMSKGMHGRRAEDLIVKVPPGTVVMNAETKTVIADLVEHGQQAIIAKAGRGGRGNCRFATPSNPAPELAEKGEPGQELEVILELKVLADVGLVGFPSVGKSTLLSVVSSAKPKIGAYHFTTIVPNLGMVETDDGRSFAMADLPGLIEGAHQGVGLGMQFLRHIERTRVIVHVIDMSGMEGREPYDDYVTINNELEQYNLRLLERPQIIVANKMDMPNAEENLEEFKKKVGEDVKIFPISAVSRQGLKPLLFEIADLLEVTPEFLLHDVLEEESDAVVMYKHEGQGGDFEITRDDDGAYVLSGYTIERLFKMTDFSREDGIRRFARQLRAMGVDEELRKRGAQNGDTVRLMEFEFDFVD; the protein is encoded by the coding sequence ATGTTTGTCGATCACGTTAAGATTTATGTTAAAGGTGGAGACGGCGGGGATGGAATGGTTGCATTCCGCCGTGAAAAATATGTACCGAATGGTGGTCCTGCAGGTGGAGATGGAGCACGTGGCGGTAACGTAGTATTTGAAGTTGAAGAAGGTTTACGTACGTTAATGGATTTCCGTTACAAACGTCACTTCAAAGCTGAACGTGGAGAGCACGGAATGAGTAAAGGGATGCACGGTCGTCGTGCAGAAGATTTAATCGTTAAGGTGCCACCAGGGACAGTTGTAATGAATGCAGAAACAAAAACAGTCATTGCCGATTTAGTTGAACATGGCCAACAAGCGATTATTGCTAAAGCGGGCCGTGGCGGACGCGGTAACTGCCGTTTTGCAACACCTTCTAACCCTGCACCGGAATTAGCCGAAAAAGGTGAACCAGGTCAGGAACTTGAAGTAATTTTAGAATTGAAAGTATTAGCGGATGTTGGATTGGTAGGTTTCCCTTCAGTAGGTAAATCAACATTACTATCGGTAGTTTCTTCTGCAAAACCTAAAATCGGTGCTTACCACTTTACAACAATCGTACCGAACTTAGGTATGGTGGAAACAGATGATGGCCGTTCATTCGCAATGGCGGATTTACCTGGTCTAATCGAAGGCGCACACCAAGGTGTCGGATTAGGTATGCAGTTCCTGCGTCACATCGAGCGTACACGTGTCATCGTACACGTAATTGATATGTCCGGTATGGAAGGCCGCGAACCTTATGATGATTATGTAACAATCAACAATGAGCTTGAACAATATAATTTACGATTACTTGAGCGTCCTCAAATTATCGTTGCGAACAAAATGGATATGCCGAATGCGGAAGAGAACTTGGAAGAGTTCAAAAAGAAAGTAGGCGAAGATGTAAAAATCTTCCCGATTTCAGCCGTTTCCCGTCAAGGTTTAAAGCCATTGCTATTTGAAATTGCGGATCTTTTAGAAGTAACACCTGAGTTCTTATTACATGATGTACTTGAAGAAGAATCAGATGCGGTAGTAATGTACAAGCATGAAGGCCAAGGTGGCGACTTCGAAATTACACGTGATGATGATGGTGCATACGTACTTTCAGGATACACAATCGAACGCCTATTCAAGATGACGGACTTCAGCCGTGAAGACGGTATTCGACGCTTTGCTCGCCAGTTACGTGCGATGGGTGTCGATGAAGAGTTACGTAAACGCGGTGCTCAAAACGGCGATACTGTTCGTTTAATGGAATTCGAATTTGACTTTGTCGACTAA
- a CDS encoding rod shape-determining protein, with protein MFGLGNKDVGIDLGTANTLVFVKGKGIVLREPSVVAKNTKTGDIVAVGNDAKNMIGRTPGSIVAIRPMKDGVIADFEITTAMIQYYLKEAMKASGSNWKKPNVMICVPYGITSVEQRAVIDASRQAGAKEAFTIEEPFAAAIGANLPVWEPTGSMVVDIGGGTTEVAVISLGGIVTSESVRVGGDAMDQSIIAYIRKTYNLTIGERTAESIKVEIGTARAEGPAETMEIRGRDLLTGLPKTIEITSDEISKSLHEAIVVILDGVKKTLEQTPPELSADVMERGIVLTGGGALLRNLDKVISDETKMPVFIAEDPLDCVAIGTGKALDNIALIRAQQLK; from the coding sequence TTGTTTGGATTAGGGAATAAAGATGTCGGGATCGATCTTGGCACAGCTAATACATTAGTATTTGTAAAAGGTAAAGGAATTGTATTACGTGAACCTTCAGTAGTAGCGAAAAATACAAAAACAGGCGATATTGTAGCAGTCGGAAATGACGCAAAAAATATGATCGGTCGTACACCGGGTTCTATCGTGGCTATCCGCCCGATGAAAGATGGCGTTATTGCTGATTTTGAGATTACAACAGCAATGATCCAATATTATTTAAAAGAAGCAATGAAAGCATCGGGTTCTAACTGGAAGAAACCGAATGTCATGATTTGTGTACCATATGGTATTACTTCAGTTGAGCAACGTGCTGTAATTGATGCAAGCCGTCAAGCAGGCGCAAAAGAAGCATTTACAATTGAAGAACCATTTGCTGCGGCAATCGGTGCAAACTTACCTGTATGGGAGCCAACAGGTTCGATGGTAGTTGATATCGGTGGCGGTACAACTGAAGTTGCTGTTATTTCTCTTGGCGGTATTGTAACAAGTGAATCAGTACGTGTTGGTGGTGATGCAATGGATCAGTCTATCATTGCTTACATCCGTAAAACATATAACTTAACTATTGGTGAGCGTACGGCGGAAAGCATCAAGGTTGAAATCGGTACTGCACGTGCTGAAGGACCTGCTGAAACGATGGAAATTCGCGGACGTGACCTGTTAACAGGTTTACCAAAAACAATTGAAATTACATCAGATGAAATTTCAAAATCATTACATGAAGCAATTGTAGTAATTTTAGATGGCGTTAAGAAAACATTGGAACAAACACCACCTGAATTATCTGCAGACGTAATGGAGCGCGGCATTGTTTTAACAGGCGGTGGTGCATTATTACGCAACTTAGATAAAGTAATCAGCGATGAAACAAAAATGCCTGTATTTATTGCTGAAGATCCGTTGGATTGTGTTGCAATCGGTACGGGTAAAGCATTAGATAACATCGCTTTAATTCGCGCGCAACAATTGAAGTAA
- the mreD gene encoding rod shape-determining protein MreD: MLARFLIGFVAVLLFLLESEFAVFSPLQFGEGIYYLIPRFLILYLIFLSIYYSRKKAMIYGLIFGLCFDVFYINIIGLYTVLYPAICYIAAWCVKRVHPHLVFSTILALLLMIVFEFVVYEFFYMLQFTTMALQPFLVNRLVPTTIGNLLFLIMLAWAFKYCLSARVFQRAQ; the protein is encoded by the coding sequence ATGCTCGCTCGATTTTTAATTGGCTTCGTTGCTGTCTTGCTGTTTTTGCTGGAATCTGAATTCGCCGTCTTCTCTCCATTGCAGTTCGGCGAAGGAATCTATTATTTGATTCCGCGTTTTTTAATTTTATATTTAATTTTTCTATCCATTTATTACAGCCGAAAAAAAGCGATGATTTATGGTCTTATTTTTGGACTTTGTTTTGATGTGTTTTATATTAATATTATTGGTCTATATACAGTTTTATATCCCGCGATCTGCTATATTGCGGCATGGTGTGTAAAACGTGTTCATCCACATTTAGTATTTTCTACGATTTTGGCATTATTGCTAATGATTGTTTTCGAATTTGTTGTATATGAATTTTTCTATATGCTTCAATTTACAACGATGGCGCTTCAGCCGTTTCTAGTAAATCGATTAGTTCCGACAACAATTGGTAATCTATTATTTTTGATAATGCTTGCATGGGCGTTTAAATATTGTCTTAGCGCTCGTGTATTTCAACGGGCACAATAG
- a CDS encoding ACT domain-containing protein: protein MKNVANQRYYLVREDVLTDAMQKTLEAKQLLQKGSVSSIWDAVKEVDLSRSAFYKYRDAVFPFHSIVQERILTVFIQLQDRKGTLAKLLETVSDAHCNVLTIHQTIPIQGRANVTLSLDVTSMSYELDELIRSLNQLEFIESAEVISSGAF, encoded by the coding sequence ATGAAAAACGTAGCAAATCAGCGATATTATTTAGTGCGTGAAGATGTCCTGACAGATGCGATGCAAAAAACATTGGAAGCAAAACAATTATTGCAAAAAGGATCTGTTTCATCCATTTGGGATGCGGTAAAAGAAGTGGATTTATCTCGCAGCGCATTTTATAAATATCGTGATGCAGTTTTTCCTTTCCATTCGATTGTGCAAGAGCGTATTTTAACGGTTTTCATTCAATTGCAAGACCGAAAAGGTACACTTGCCAAATTACTCGAAACTGTATCTGATGCCCATTGCAATGTACTGACGATTCACCAGACGATTCCAATTCAAGGACGTGCCAATGTGACGCTTTCTTTAGATGTGACAAGCATGTCTTATGAGTTGGATGAACTTATTCGAAGCTTGAATCAGCTTGAATTTATCGAATCTGCTGAAGTAATCAGTTCAGGCGCATTTTAA
- a CDS encoding Spo0B domain-containing protein produces the protein MTVSKLTVSEALRFANHDYLNQLHLIQMNLDLGRVDEAKKVIFDQSEYCKMLSNINRLQIKETVEWLQTLCWRYPALQLSMTSDVNAPIQSKYDEAIVQYLENTIIHVYDKLDPYEEHQLLLNIETYEDKWNISFHLKGKWEQSPFSIEQNIFNVETYEQTDTSWKYVLHI, from the coding sequence ATGACCGTTTCGAAATTAACTGTAAGTGAAGCATTGCGCTTTGCAAATCACGATTATTTGAATCAGCTTCATTTAATCCAGATGAACCTGGATTTAGGACGAGTGGATGAAGCGAAAAAGGTGATTTTTGACCAGTCTGAATATTGTAAAATGCTTTCGAACATCAATCGTCTCCAAATTAAGGAAACAGTCGAATGGCTTCAGACCCTTTGCTGGCGTTATCCGGCTTTACAACTAAGCATGACGAGTGATGTAAATGCACCAATACAAAGCAAGTACGATGAAGCGATTGTTCAATACTTGGAAAACACAATTATTCATGTTTACGACAAGCTTGATCCATATGAAGAGCATCAATTACTGTTAAACATCGAAACATATGAAGATAAATGGAATATTTCATTTCATTTAAAGGGAAAATGGGAACAGTCGCCATTTTCAATAGAACAGAATATTTTTAATGTGGAAACATATGAACAAACGGATACAAGTTGGAAATATGTTCTTCACATATGA
- the minD gene encoding septum site-determining protein MinD has translation MGEAIVITSGKGGVGKTTTTANLGTALALQGKKVCLVDTDIGLRNLDVILGLENRIIYDLVDVIEGRCKMHQALVKDKRVDERLYLMPAAQNTDKNAINPEQMKALIDELKREFDYILIDCPAGIEQGYRNAVAGADRAIVVTTPEISAVRDADRIIGLLEQEPIEPPKLIINRIRKSLMNTGDAMDITEVTTHLSIDLLGIIVDSEDVISSSNKGEPIVMNPNNKASLGYRNIARRILGDSVPLMSLEDDQPKGVFAKLKALFK, from the coding sequence GTGGGAGAAGCAATCGTTATAACTTCAGGAAAAGGTGGAGTAGGGAAAACTACTACGACTGCAAACCTAGGAACGGCATTGGCACTTCAAGGTAAGAAAGTTTGTCTAGTCGATACGGATATCGGACTGCGTAATTTAGACGTTATATTAGGCTTGGAAAATCGGATCATTTATGATTTAGTGGACGTAATTGAAGGGCGCTGTAAAATGCATCAGGCATTAGTGAAAGACAAGCGTGTAGATGAACGTCTATACTTGATGCCTGCTGCCCAAAATACAGACAAAAACGCCATCAACCCTGAACAGATGAAAGCTTTGATTGATGAGTTGAAGCGTGAGTTTGACTATATTTTAATTGATTGTCCTGCTGGTATTGAGCAAGGCTACCGCAATGCGGTTGCTGGTGCGGATCGTGCCATCGTTGTGACGACACCTGAAATTTCTGCAGTAAGAGATGCGGATCGAATTATCGGATTGCTTGAGCAGGAGCCGATTGAACCGCCAAAGCTTATTATTAACCGAATCCGTAAAAGTTTGATGAACACCGGAGATGCAATGGATATTACAGAAGTAACGACTCATTTATCGATTGATTTATTGGGAATCATCGTCGATAGTGAAGATGTTATCAGTTCATCCAACAAAGGTGAACCAATTGTCATGAATCCGAACAACAAAGCATCATTGGGATACCGTAATATCGCACGCCGTATATTAGGGGATTCTGTGCCGCTAATGTCCTTGGAAGATGATCAGCCAAAAGGCGTTTTCGCGAAACTGAAAGCATTATTTAAATAA
- a CDS encoding thiol-disulfide oxidoreductase DCC family protein, with the protein MKRILLFDGECNFCDASVQFIIKRDPNALFQFASLQSDVGAALLKKYDVPETTDSIVFIENDRHYTESTAALKITRNLSGLWKLFYVFIVVPKPVRDLVYRWIAKNRYKWFGKKQECMLPSPEQRKRFL; encoded by the coding sequence ATGAAGCGAATCTTATTATTTGATGGAGAGTGCAATTTCTGTGATGCGAGCGTCCAGTTTATAATTAAACGTGACCCGAATGCATTATTTCAGTTTGCCTCGCTACAAAGTGATGTCGGAGCAGCTTTGTTGAAAAAGTATGATGTGCCGGAAACAACGGACAGTATTGTGTTTATTGAAAATGACCGGCATTATACGGAATCGACGGCCGCACTTAAGATTACACGGAATTTATCAGGTTTGTGGAAGTTGTTTTATGTATTTATCGTTGTACCGAAGCCGGTTCGCGATCTTGTGTATCGCTGGATTGCCAAAAACCGCTACAAATGGTTCGGGAAAAAGCAGGAATGCATGTTACCGTCACCAGAACAGCGTAAACGTTTTTTATAA
- a CDS encoding ribosomal-processing cysteine protease Prp: MITVTIYSDDNRKSYGFEISGHALSDVYGRDLVCAGASAVAFGAVNAIPQITGVTPEIEQGAEGGYLKVTIPQAELNDETDAKLQVILNTMVTQFYTMTASYSEYIELKYKMI, translated from the coding sequence ATGATTACAGTAACTATTTATAGTGATGATAATCGTAAATCGTATGGATTTGAAATTTCAGGACATGCTTTATCGGATGTCTATGGTCGAGATTTAGTTTGTGCAGGTGCTTCTGCTGTTGCCTTCGGTGCAGTAAACGCGATCCCGCAAATTACAGGAGTTACTCCTGAAATCGAACAAGGTGCTGAAGGCGGTTACTTAAAAGTGACTATTCCGCAAGCTGAACTGAATGATGAAACAGACGCTAAATTACAAGTTATTCTGAACACAATGGTGACACAGTTCTATACAATGACTGCAAGCTATTCAGAATATATCGAATTGAAATATAAAATGATCTAG
- the pheA gene encoding prephenate dehydratase, producing MSEKNWEKRIAYLGPEASFTYLATKGLFPNDWHIPYKSIPECIEAVSEGKVELAVVPVENALEGSVPLTIDYLFHESELFVTAEVMSKIQQHLLVNKKFAENSEAIEEIYSHPHALAQCHKYLYYNHGGVRQTSYSSTAAAAELVSQTEDRCIAAVANLSAAEKYNLHILEKNIHDFHFNHTRFFVLSKQNIKHGLVPLHAQPKTTFMLTLPTDVSGALHQVLSVFAWRKLNLSKIESRPLKTGLGNYFFITDILADEEEPMMKGAVEELIALGCKVKSLGTYYTYVTPE from the coding sequence ATGTCAGAAAAAAATTGGGAAAAAAGAATTGCTTATCTAGGTCCGGAAGCATCATTTACATATTTAGCGACAAAAGGTCTGTTTCCGAATGATTGGCATATTCCATACAAGTCCATTCCGGAATGTATCGAAGCTGTATCGGAGGGGAAAGTCGAGCTGGCCGTTGTACCAGTTGAAAATGCGCTGGAAGGATCTGTTCCGCTGACAATTGACTATTTGTTCCATGAATCCGAGCTTTTCGTTACAGCCGAAGTCATGTCAAAAATCCAGCAGCATTTATTAGTTAATAAAAAATTTGCGGAAAATAGCGAGGCAATCGAAGAGATTTATTCACATCCGCATGCGTTGGCACAGTGTCATAAATATTTATATTATAATCATGGCGGAGTAAGACAAACATCTTATTCTTCAACTGCCGCCGCAGCAGAACTTGTTTCCCAAACGGAAGACCGCTGTATCGCCGCTGTTGCGAACCTTTCTGCCGCTGAGAAATATAATTTACATATACTCGAAAAAAATATTCATGATTTCCATTTTAATCATACGCGTTTCTTCGTTTTATCGAAGCAAAATATAAAGCATGGCTTAGTCCCGCTTCACGCACAGCCAAAAACTACATTCATGCTGACATTGCCGACAGATGTATCAGGGGCGCTCCATCAAGTACTTTCGGTATTTGCATGGCGTAAACTGAACTTGAGCAAGATTGAATCGCGTCCACTTAAAACCGGACTCGGGAATTATTTCTTCATAACTGATATACTAGCAGATGAAGAGGAACCGATGATGAAAGGCGCGGTGGAAGAACTGATTGCGCTCGGATGTAAGGTGAAGTCACTCGGAACCTATTATACATACGTCACACCAGAATGA
- the rplU gene encoding 50S ribosomal protein L21, with the protein MYAIIETGGKQIKVEAGQEIYVEKLGVAADEIVTFDKVLFVGGETVKVGAPTVAGATVTAKVVKEGKQKKITVFKLKAKKNYRRKQGHRQPYTKLVVEAINA; encoded by the coding sequence ATGTACGCAATTATCGAAACTGGTGGAAAACAAATCAAAGTTGAAGCAGGTCAAGAAATCTATGTTGAAAAACTAGGTGTGGCTGCTGACGAAATCGTAACTTTTGACAAAGTTTTATTCGTAGGTGGAGAAACAGTTAAAGTTGGAGCTCCAACTGTTGCTGGCGCTACTGTAACAGCGAAAGTTGTTAAAGAAGGTAAGCAAAAGAAAATTACTGTTTTCAAACTTAAAGCGAAAAAGAACTACCGTCGTAAGCAAGGTCACCGTCAACCATACACTAAATTAGTAGTTGAAGCAATCAACGCTTAA